A section of the Streptomyces sp. SCL15-4 genome encodes:
- a CDS encoding ATP-dependent Clp protease ATP-binding subunit: MTNGYPPDPFGDFLARFFGGAAGGTPRHIDIGRLLSQPAREMVRGAAQYAAEHGSRDLDTQHLLRAAVSTEPTRSLLTRAGADPDSLASEIDDRAGPVQHPPGEGPPPTSLSLTPAVKRALLDAHDMARASGAGYIGPEHVLSALASNPDSAAGHILHAARFQPRPMPPEAPESTPPRPERQRPTGTPTLDKYGRDLTELARQGRVDPVIGRDSEIEQTIEVLSRRGKNNPVLIGDAGVGKTAVVEGLAQRIADGDVPDVLAGRRVVALDLTGVVAGTRYRGDFEERLNTIVEEIRAHSDRLVVFIDELHTVVGAGSGGDGGGMDAGNILKPALARGELHIVGATTLEEFRRIEKDAALARRFQPILVPEPTVGDTIEILRGLRDRYEAHHQVRYTDEALVTAVELSDRYLTDRRLPDKAIDLIDQAGARVRLGSRTKGTDVRAMEREVEQLVRDKDQAVADEDYEQAKQLRDRITELRQRITAASEDGKADEGRLEVTAEAVAEVVSRQTGIPVSRLTEEEKERLLGLEQHLHQRVVGQEEAVAVVSEAVLRSRAGLASPDRPIGSFLFLGPTGVGKTELARALAEALFGSEDRMVRLDMSEYQERHTVSRLVGAPPGYVGHEEAGQLTEVVRRHPYSLLLLDEVEKAHPDVFNILLQVLDDGRLTDSQGRTVDFTNTVIVMTSNLGSEAITRRGAGIGFGPGGADADEEARREQILRPLREHFRPEFLNRIDEIVVFRQLSGDQLRRITDLLLESTRRLAEGQGVSVEFTRAAVDWLAERGYQPEYGARPLRRTIQREVDNQLSRLLLNGTVSGGGRVTVDVRDGRLDFRADQATAPASEGRVRPPAAER; this comes from the coding sequence ATGACCAACGGCTACCCTCCTGACCCCTTCGGTGACTTCCTGGCCCGCTTCTTCGGCGGGGCCGCCGGCGGGACACCGCGCCACATCGACATCGGCCGCCTGCTCAGCCAGCCGGCCCGGGAGATGGTCAGAGGAGCCGCCCAGTACGCCGCCGAGCACGGCAGCCGCGACCTGGACACCCAGCACCTGCTGCGCGCTGCCGTGTCGACGGAGCCCACCCGGAGCCTGCTGACCCGGGCGGGCGCCGACCCGGACTCGCTCGCCTCGGAGATCGACGACCGGGCGGGCCCGGTGCAGCACCCGCCGGGCGAGGGCCCGCCGCCGACCTCGCTGTCCCTGACCCCGGCCGTCAAGCGGGCCCTGCTGGACGCGCACGACATGGCGCGGGCCAGCGGCGCCGGGTACATCGGCCCCGAGCACGTGCTCAGCGCGCTCGCCTCGAACCCGGACTCGGCGGCCGGGCACATCCTGCACGCGGCCCGCTTCCAGCCGCGTCCCATGCCGCCGGAGGCCCCGGAGAGCACGCCGCCCCGCCCGGAGCGGCAGCGGCCCACCGGCACGCCCACCCTGGACAAGTACGGCCGCGATCTGACCGAGCTGGCCCGGCAGGGCCGGGTCGACCCGGTGATCGGCCGGGACTCCGAGATCGAGCAGACCATCGAGGTGCTGTCCCGGCGCGGCAAGAACAACCCGGTGCTGATCGGTGACGCGGGCGTCGGCAAGACGGCCGTCGTGGAGGGACTGGCGCAGCGCATCGCCGACGGCGACGTGCCCGACGTGCTCGCCGGGCGGCGGGTGGTCGCCCTGGACCTGACCGGGGTGGTGGCCGGCACCCGCTACCGGGGCGACTTCGAGGAGCGCCTGAACACCATCGTGGAGGAGATCCGCGCCCACTCCGACCGGCTGGTCGTCTTCATCGACGAACTGCACACCGTCGTCGGCGCCGGTTCCGGCGGCGACGGCGGCGGAATGGACGCCGGGAACATCCTCAAGCCCGCCCTGGCGCGCGGCGAGCTGCACATCGTGGGCGCGACCACGCTGGAGGAGTTCCGCCGGATCGAGAAGGACGCGGCGCTGGCCCGCCGCTTCCAGCCGATCCTGGTGCCCGAGCCGACGGTCGGGGACACGATCGAGATCCTGCGCGGGCTGCGCGACCGCTACGAGGCCCACCACCAGGTCCGGTACACCGACGAGGCGCTGGTCACCGCCGTGGAGCTGTCGGACCGGTATCTCACCGACCGGCGGCTGCCGGACAAGGCGATCGACCTGATCGACCAGGCCGGCGCCCGGGTGCGGCTCGGCTCCCGGACGAAGGGCACGGACGTGCGCGCCATGGAGCGCGAGGTGGAACAGCTGGTCCGGGACAAGGACCAGGCGGTCGCGGACGAGGACTACGAACAGGCCAAGCAGTTGCGCGACCGGATCACCGAGCTGAGGCAGCGGATCACGGCTGCCAGCGAGGACGGCAAGGCCGACGAGGGCCGGCTGGAGGTGACGGCGGAGGCCGTCGCCGAGGTGGTGTCCCGGCAGACCGGCATCCCGGTCAGCCGGCTGACCGAGGAGGAGAAGGAGCGGCTGCTCGGCCTGGAGCAGCATCTGCACCAGCGGGTGGTCGGCCAGGAGGAGGCCGTCGCCGTGGTCTCCGAGGCGGTGCTGCGCTCGCGCGCCGGGCTCGCCAGCCCCGACCGGCCCATCGGCAGCTTCCTCTTCCTCGGCCCGACCGGCGTCGGCAAGACCGAGCTGGCCCGGGCGCTCGCGGAGGCGCTGTTCGGCAGCGAGGACCGGATGGTCCGGCTGGACATGAGCGAGTACCAGGAGCGGCACACCGTCTCCCGGCTGGTGGGCGCCCCGCCCGGCTACGTCGGCCACGAGGAGGCCGGACAGCTCACCGAGGTGGTGCGCCGGCACCCGTACTCGCTGCTCCTGCTGGACGAGGTGGAGAAGGCGCACCCGGACGTCTTCAACATCCTGCTCCAGGTGCTGGACGACGGCCGGCTCACCGACTCCCAGGGCCGCACGGTGGACTTCACCAACACGGTCATCGTGATGACCAGCAACCTCGGCTCCGAGGCGATCACCCGGCGCGGTGCCGGGATCGGGTTCGGGCCGGGCGGCGCGGACGCCGACGAGGAGGCGCGGCGCGAGCAGATCCTGCGGCCGCTGCGCGAGCACTTCCGGCCGGAGTTCCTCAACCGGATCGACGAGATCGTGGTCTTCCGGCAGCTGAGCGGCGACCAGTTGCGGCGGATCACCGATCTGCTGCTGGAGAGCACCCGCCGGCTGGCGGAGGGACAGGGCGTGTCGGTGGAGTTCACGCGCGCGGCCGTGGACTGGCTGGCCGAGCGCGGCTACCAGCCGGAGTACGGCGCCCGGCCGCTGCGCCGCACCATCCAGCGCGAGGTGGACAACCAGCTCTCCCGGCTGCTGCTGAACGGCACGGTCTCCGGCGGCGGCCGGGTCACGGTGGACGTCCGCGACGGACGGCTGGACTTCCGCGCCGACCAGGCGACCGCGCCCGCGTCGGAGGGTCGGGTCCGGCCGCCCGCCGCGGAGCGGTGA
- a CDS encoding nitrilase-related carbon-nitrogen hydrolase codes for MANVVRAALVQATWTGDTGSMVAKHEEHAREAARRGARILGFQEVFNAPYFCQVQEPEHYRWAEPVPDGPTVRRMRDLARETGMVLVVPVFEVEQSGFYYNTAAVIDADGSYLGKYRKHHIPQVKGFWEKYYFKPGNLGWPVFDTAVGKVGVYICYDRHFPEGWRQLGLNGAQLVYNPSATHRGLSAHLWQLEQPAAAVANAYFVAAINRVGQEEYGDNDFYGTSYFVDPRGQFVGTVASDTSEELLVRDLDLGLIDEVRRQWAFYRDRRPDAYEGLVRP; via the coding sequence ATGGCCAACGTCGTCCGCGCCGCACTGGTCCAGGCCACCTGGACCGGCGACACCGGGTCCATGGTGGCGAAACACGAGGAGCACGCCCGCGAGGCGGCCCGCCGGGGAGCGCGGATCCTCGGATTCCAGGAAGTCTTCAACGCCCCCTACTTCTGCCAGGTCCAGGAGCCCGAGCACTACCGCTGGGCGGAGCCCGTGCCCGACGGCCCGACCGTGCGCCGGATGCGGGACCTCGCCCGGGAGACCGGCATGGTGCTCGTCGTCCCGGTCTTCGAGGTCGAGCAGTCCGGCTTCTACTACAACACCGCCGCCGTGATCGACGCCGACGGCAGCTACCTCGGCAAGTACCGCAAGCACCACATCCCGCAGGTGAAGGGCTTCTGGGAGAAGTACTACTTCAAACCCGGCAATCTGGGCTGGCCCGTCTTCGACACCGCCGTCGGCAAGGTCGGCGTCTACATCTGCTACGACCGCCACTTCCCGGAGGGCTGGCGCCAACTCGGCCTGAACGGCGCCCAGCTGGTATACAACCCGTCCGCCACCCACCGGGGCCTGTCCGCCCACCTGTGGCAGCTGGAACAGCCCGCCGCGGCCGTCGCCAACGCGTACTTCGTCGCCGCCATCAACCGCGTCGGGCAGGAGGAGTACGGCGACAACGACTTCTACGGCACGTCGTACTTCGTCGACCCGCGCGGACAGTTCGTCGGCACGGTCGCGAGCGACACGAGCGAGGAACTCCTCGTGCGCGACCTGGACCTGGGCCTCATCGACGAGGTGCGGCGCCAGTGGGCCTTCTACCGCGACCGCCGCCCCGACGCCTACGAGGGGCTGGTGCGGCCGTGA
- the ggt gene encoding gamma-glutamyltransferase codes for MGRPDKRKLAALVVSAAVVSVGAAAPPAAPASERAAKTPVAVGYGGAVASVDADASAAGIEVLKRGGNAVDAAVATAAALGVTEPYSAGIGGGGYFVYYDARTRTVHTIDGRETAPLAADSGLFTEHGKPLPFADAVSSGLSVGTPGTPATWQKALEEWGSENLRTVLKPAERIARDGFTVDDTFRAQTAANETRFRYFPDTVKLFLPNGELPVVGSTLKNPELARTYEQLGREGTAAVYRGDIGDDIVKTVEHPPVDPASGWNARPGKLAEKDFAVYRAKLQAPTRTSYRGLDVYSIAPSSSGGTTVGEALNILERTNLSKASRVRYLHRLIEASRIAFADRGRWVGDPAFEDVPARQLLSQRYADSRACLIKDDAVLASPLAPGDPRHPAPCGKGGTAAPTTYEGENTTHLTVADKWGNVVAYTLTIEQTGGSGITVPGRGFLLNNELTDFSFAPANPAVHDPNLPGPGKRPRSSISPTIVLDRHGKPVVALGSPGGATIVTTVLQTLTGFLDRHLPLVDAIAAPRASQRNTAKTELEPGLYDSGLRSRLEAIGHAFSPNPEIGAATGVQRLPDGRWLAAAEKVRRGGGSAMVVRPAR; via the coding sequence ATGGGTCGTCCAGACAAGCGGAAACTTGCGGCTCTGGTGGTCTCGGCCGCCGTGGTGTCGGTGGGAGCGGCGGCGCCGCCCGCCGCGCCGGCGAGCGAGAGGGCCGCCAAGACGCCCGTGGCCGTCGGTTACGGCGGCGCCGTGGCCAGCGTCGACGCGGACGCCTCCGCCGCCGGCATCGAGGTCCTCAAGCGCGGCGGCAACGCGGTGGACGCGGCCGTCGCCACGGCCGCCGCGCTCGGCGTCACCGAGCCCTATTCCGCCGGCATCGGCGGAGGCGGCTACTTCGTCTACTACGACGCGCGGACGCGCACGGTCCACACCATCGACGGCCGGGAGACCGCGCCGCTCGCCGCGGACTCCGGCCTGTTCACCGAGCACGGCAAGCCGCTGCCCTTCGCCGACGCCGTCAGCAGCGGCCTGAGCGTCGGCACCCCGGGCACGCCCGCCACCTGGCAGAAGGCCCTGGAGGAATGGGGCAGCGAGAACCTGCGCACCGTACTGAAGCCGGCCGAGCGCATAGCCCGCGACGGCTTCACGGTGGACGACACCTTCCGGGCGCAGACCGCGGCCAACGAGACCCGGTTCCGCTATTTCCCCGACACCGTGAAGCTGTTCCTGCCGAACGGCGAACTCCCCGTGGTCGGCTCCACTCTGAAGAACCCCGAACTGGCCCGCACCTACGAGCAGCTGGGCCGCGAGGGCACGGCCGCCGTCTACCGCGGCGACATCGGCGACGACATCGTCAAGACCGTCGAACACCCGCCCGTGGACCCCGCCTCCGGCTGGAACGCCCGCCCCGGCAAGCTCGCCGAGAAGGACTTCGCCGTCTACCGCGCCAAGCTCCAGGCGCCGACCAGGACGTCGTACCGCGGCCTGGACGTCTACTCCATCGCCCCGTCCTCCTCCGGCGGCACCACGGTCGGCGAGGCCCTGAACATCCTGGAGCGGACGAACCTGTCGAAGGCGAGCCGGGTCCGGTACCTGCACCGCCTCATCGAAGCCAGCCGCATCGCCTTCGCCGACCGCGGCCGCTGGGTCGGCGACCCCGCCTTCGAGGACGTACCGGCCAGGCAGCTGCTGTCGCAGCGGTACGCCGACTCGCGCGCCTGCCTCATCAAGGACGACGCCGTCCTCGCCAGCCCGCTCGCCCCCGGCGACCCGCGCCACCCCGCGCCGTGCGGCAAGGGCGGCACCGCGGCGCCGACGACGTACGAGGGCGAGAACACCACCCATCTGACCGTCGCCGACAAATGGGGCAACGTCGTCGCCTACACGCTCACCATCGAGCAGACCGGCGGCAGCGGCATCACCGTCCCCGGCCGGGGCTTCCTGCTCAACAACGAGCTGACCGACTTCTCCTTCGCCCCCGCCAACCCGGCCGTCCACGACCCCAACCTGCCCGGCCCCGGCAAGCGCCCGCGCTCCTCGATCTCGCCGACCATCGTGCTGGACCGGCACGGCAAGCCCGTCGTGGCGCTCGGCTCGCCCGGCGGCGCGACCATCGTCACCACCGTGCTGCAGACCCTGACCGGCTTCCTCGACCGGCACCTGCCGCTGGTCGACGCCATCGCCGCACCGCGCGCCAGCCAGCGCAACACGGCGAAGACCGAGCTGGAACCGGGACTCTACGACAGCGGGCTGAGGAGCCGCCTGGAGGCCATCGGGCACGCCTTCAGCCCCAACCCGGAGATCGGCGCCGCCACCGGCGTGCAGCGCCTGCCGGACGGCAGGTGGCTGGCCGCCGCCGAGAAGGTGCGGCGCGGCGGCGGCTCGGCGATGGTGGTGCGCCCGGCGCGGTAG
- a CDS encoding TIGR03842 family LLM class F420-dependent oxidoreductase, with protein MDFGLVLQTDPPASRVVSLMRRAERNGFRYGWTFDSAVLWQEPFVIHSQILEHTERLTVGTMVTNPGTRTWEVTASTFATLNDMFGNRTVCGIGRGDSAMRVAGRKPVTLARISEAMKVIRALGRGEDADLGGTRIRIPWIKEGAELPVWMAAYGPRALKTAGEEADGFILQLADLYLTEYMVKAVRDAAVAAGRDPSEVKVCVAAPAYVTADDSPEALAHARDQCRWFGGMVGNHVADLVSRYGEHSADVPAELTDYIRARQGYDYAHHGRSGNPDTAFVPDEIVDRFCVIGPAERHIGKLTALRALGVDQFALYDMHDAQETTIDVYGSRIIPAVNS; from the coding sequence ATGGACTTCGGACTCGTCCTGCAGACCGACCCGCCCGCCTCCCGCGTCGTCTCCCTGATGCGGCGCGCCGAACGCAACGGCTTCCGCTACGGCTGGACCTTCGACTCCGCCGTGCTCTGGCAGGAACCCTTCGTGATCCACAGTCAGATCCTCGAGCACACCGAGCGGTTGACGGTCGGGACGATGGTCACCAACCCGGGCACCCGCACCTGGGAGGTCACCGCCTCCACCTTCGCCACCCTCAACGACATGTTCGGCAACCGCACCGTCTGCGGCATCGGCCGCGGCGACTCCGCGATGCGCGTCGCCGGCCGCAAGCCCGTCACCTTGGCCCGGATCAGCGAGGCCATGAAGGTCATCCGCGCTCTCGGCCGCGGCGAGGACGCCGACCTCGGCGGCACCAGGATCCGCATCCCGTGGATCAAGGAGGGCGCCGAACTCCCGGTCTGGATGGCCGCGTACGGCCCGAGGGCACTGAAGACGGCCGGCGAGGAGGCCGACGGGTTCATCCTCCAGCTGGCCGACCTGTACCTGACCGAGTACATGGTGAAGGCCGTCAGGGACGCGGCGGTCGCCGCGGGCCGCGACCCGTCCGAGGTGAAGGTCTGCGTCGCCGCCCCCGCCTACGTCACCGCCGACGACTCGCCCGAGGCCCTCGCCCATGCCCGCGACCAGTGCCGCTGGTTCGGCGGCATGGTCGGCAACCACGTCGCCGACCTCGTCAGCCGGTACGGCGAGCACTCCGCCGACGTCCCCGCGGAACTCACCGACTACATCAGGGCCCGGCAGGGCTACGACTACGCCCACCACGGACGCAGCGGCAACCCGGACACCGCGTTCGTGCCCGACGAGATCGTGGACCGGTTCTGTGTCATCGGCCCCGCCGAGCGGCACATCGGGAAACTGACGGCGCTGCGCGCCCTCGGCGTCGACCAGTTCGCGCTGTACGACATGCACGACGCCCAGGAGACGACGATCGACGTCTACGGCAGCCGGATCATCCCCGCCGTCAACTCCTGA
- a CDS encoding aspartate aminotransferase family protein: MPDWLALYYDDPIEITHGEGRHVWDSSGRRYLDFFGGILTTMTAHALPEVTKAVAEQAGRLLHSSTLYLNRPMVDLAERIARVSGIPNARVFFTASGTEANDTALLLATAYRRSNTVLAMRNSYHGRSFGAVGITGNRGWSPTSLSPVQTLYVHGAVRTRGPFAHLDDRAFIDACVADLKDVLGHTRTPAALIAEPVQGVGGFTSPPDGLYAAFREVLAAQGVLWIADEVQTGWGRTGDHFWGWQAHARSGPPDIVTFAKGIGNGMSVGGVVARAEIMNCLDANSISTFGGTQITMAAGLANLAYLLEHDLQGNARRVGGLLVERLRAATAGLPGVREVRGRGLMIGIELVKPGTDEADPQAAAAVLEATRRDGLLIGKGGGHDSSALRIAPPLSLTVAEAEEGAAILESALRSPY, encoded by the coding sequence ATGCCCGACTGGCTCGCCCTCTACTACGACGACCCGATCGAGATCACCCACGGCGAGGGCCGCCACGTCTGGGACTCCTCGGGCCGCAGGTACCTGGACTTCTTCGGCGGCATCCTCACCACGATGACCGCGCACGCCCTGCCCGAGGTCACCAAGGCGGTCGCCGAGCAGGCCGGCCGGCTCCTGCACTCCTCGACCCTCTACCTCAACCGGCCGATGGTCGACCTCGCCGAGCGCATCGCCCGGGTGAGCGGCATCCCGAACGCCCGGGTGTTCTTCACCGCCTCCGGCACCGAGGCCAACGACACCGCCCTGCTGCTCGCCACCGCCTACCGGCGCAGCAACACCGTCCTGGCCATGCGCAACAGCTACCACGGCCGCTCCTTCGGCGCGGTCGGCATCACCGGCAACCGCGGCTGGTCCCCGACCTCCCTGTCCCCGGTGCAGACCCTGTACGTCCACGGCGCCGTGCGCACCCGAGGCCCGTTCGCCCACCTCGACGACCGCGCGTTCATCGACGCCTGCGTCGCCGACCTGAAGGACGTCCTCGGCCACACCCGGACCCCGGCCGCGCTGATCGCCGAACCCGTCCAGGGCGTCGGCGGGTTCACCTCGCCGCCCGACGGACTGTACGCGGCCTTCCGCGAAGTGCTCGCCGCCCAGGGCGTCCTGTGGATCGCCGACGAGGTGCAGACCGGCTGGGGCCGCACCGGCGACCACTTCTGGGGCTGGCAGGCGCACGCCCGCAGCGGCCCGCCGGACATCGTCACCTTCGCCAAGGGCATCGGCAACGGCATGTCCGTCGGCGGGGTCGTCGCCCGCGCCGAGATCATGAACTGCCTGGACGCGAACAGCATCTCCACCTTCGGCGGCACCCAGATCACCATGGCCGCGGGCCTCGCCAACCTCGCCTACCTCCTCGAACACGACCTCCAGGGCAACGCCCGGCGCGTCGGCGGACTGCTCGTCGAACGGCTCCGGGCGGCCACCGCCGGGCTGCCCGGGGTGCGCGAGGTGCGCGGACGCGGACTGATGATCGGCATCGAGCTGGTGAAGCCGGGCACGGACGAGGCCGACCCGCAGGCCGCCGCCGCCGTACTGGAGGCGACCCGCCGGGACGGGCTGCTCATCGGCAAGGGCGGCGGGCACGACAGCAGCGCCCTGCGGATCGCCCCACCGCTCTCCCTCACCGTCGCCGAGGCCGAGGAGGGCGCGGCGATCCTGGAGAGCGCGCTCAGGAGCCCGTACTAG
- a CDS encoding helix-turn-helix domain-containing protein — MVRTPLTPEERERGERLGSLLREARGDRSMADVAAAAGVSAETLRKIETGRAPTPAFFTVAALAGALGLSMDELVTRCALVPL; from the coding sequence ATGGTGCGCACCCCTCTCACTCCCGAAGAGCGCGAACGCGGTGAGCGGCTCGGGTCGCTGCTGCGCGAGGCGCGCGGCGACCGGAGCATGGCGGACGTCGCCGCGGCGGCGGGCGTCTCGGCCGAGACGCTCCGCAAGATCGAGACGGGCCGGGCGCCGACGCCGGCGTTCTTCACCGTGGCCGCGCTGGCGGGCGCGCTCGGGCTGTCCATGGACGAGCTGGTGACACGGTGCGCCCTGGTGCCCCTCTGA
- the map gene encoding type I methionyl aminopeptidase, whose protein sequence is MVELKTDTSIDAMHAAGQVVGRALTAVRKAARVGVSLLELDEVAREVLREAGASSPFLGYRPSFAPTPFPAVICASVNDAIVHGIPTGYRLRDGDLLSVDCGAVLDGWAGDSAISFVVGRPRPADLRLVETAERALAAGIEAAVVGGRIGDIAHAVGRVCRTAGYGIPQGFGGHGVGRRMHEDPEVPNEGRPGRGLPLRPGMVLAIEPMLIASGKDGYHEAPDGWTLRTDDGSRAAHVEHTVAVTESGPRILTARQTP, encoded by the coding sequence ATGGTGGAACTGAAGACCGACACATCGATCGACGCGATGCACGCTGCGGGCCAGGTCGTAGGGCGTGCCCTGACGGCCGTACGGAAGGCCGCTCGCGTCGGCGTCTCGCTGCTGGAGCTGGACGAAGTGGCCCGGGAGGTGCTGCGCGAGGCGGGCGCGTCCTCGCCGTTCCTCGGCTACCGCCCCTCCTTCGCCCCGACCCCCTTCCCCGCGGTGATCTGCGCCTCGGTGAACGACGCGATCGTGCACGGCATCCCCACCGGCTACCGGCTCCGCGACGGCGACCTGCTCTCCGTCGACTGCGGCGCCGTGCTGGACGGCTGGGCAGGCGACTCCGCGATCAGCTTCGTGGTGGGCCGGCCCCGCCCGGCCGACCTGCGGCTGGTCGAGACCGCCGAGCGGGCGCTGGCCGCGGGCATCGAGGCGGCCGTGGTGGGAGGCCGTATCGGGGACATCGCGCACGCCGTCGGCCGGGTCTGCCGCACGGCCGGCTACGGCATCCCGCAGGGCTTCGGCGGCCATGGCGTGGGCCGTCGTATGCACGAGGACCCCGAGGTCCCGAACGAGGGCCGCCCCGGCCGCGGCCTCCCGCTGCGCCCCGGCATGGTCCTCGCCATCGAGCCCATGCTGATCGCGAGCGGCAAGGACGGCTACCACGAGGCCCCGGACGGCTGGACCCTGCGCACCGACGACGGCTCCCGCGCGGCCCACGTCGAGCACACGGTGGCCGTCACGGAGTCGGGCCCCCGGATCCTCACGGCACGACAGACGCCCTGA
- the hydA gene encoding dihydropyrimidinase — MSSRTVIRHGLVVTASDEIHADVLIVDGRVAALATPGSQSWTADREIDATGRYVIPGGVDAHTHMELPFGGTHASDTFETGTRAAAWGGTTTIVDFAVQSVGHTLREGLDAWHAKAEGNCAIDYAFHMIVSDVNDETLREMDLLVEEGVTSFKQFMAYPGVFYSDDGQILRAMQRSAENGGLIMMHAENGIAIDVLVRQALARGETGPRHHGEVRKALLEAEATHRAIRLAQVAGAPLYVVHVSAAEAVAELVRARDEGLNVFGETCPQYLFLSADNLAEPDFEGAKYVCSTPLRPREHQARLWRGLRTNDLQVVSTDHCPFCFTGQKELGRGDFSKIPNGLPGVENRMDLLHQAVVDGHLSRRRWIEIACATPARMFGLYPKKGTIAPGADADIVVYDPHAEQVMSAATHHMNVDYSAYEGKRVTGRVETVLSRGEVVIDRREFTGRAGHGVFTPRATCQYLD, encoded by the coding sequence ATGAGCAGCCGTACCGTCATCCGCCACGGTCTCGTCGTCACCGCGTCGGACGAGATCCACGCCGACGTCCTCATCGTGGACGGCCGCGTCGCCGCGCTGGCCACGCCCGGCTCGCAGAGCTGGACCGCGGACCGCGAGATCGACGCCACCGGCAGGTACGTCATCCCGGGCGGCGTCGACGCGCACACCCACATGGAGCTGCCGTTCGGCGGCACCCATGCCTCCGACACCTTCGAGACCGGCACCCGGGCCGCCGCCTGGGGCGGTACGACGACCATCGTGGACTTCGCCGTGCAGAGCGTCGGCCACACCCTGCGCGAGGGCCTGGACGCCTGGCACGCCAAGGCCGAGGGCAACTGCGCCATCGACTACGCCTTCCACATGATCGTCTCCGATGTGAACGACGAGACGCTCAGGGAAATGGATCTCCTGGTCGAGGAGGGTGTGACCTCGTTCAAGCAATTCATGGCCTATCCGGGCGTCTTCTACTCGGACGACGGCCAGATCCTGCGCGCCATGCAGCGCTCCGCCGAGAATGGCGGGCTGATCATGATGCACGCCGAGAACGGCATCGCCATCGACGTGCTGGTCCGGCAGGCGCTGGCCCGGGGCGAGACCGGCCCCCGCCACCACGGCGAGGTCCGCAAGGCGCTGCTGGAGGCCGAGGCCACCCACCGCGCGATCCGGCTCGCCCAGGTCGCCGGGGCGCCGCTGTACGTCGTCCACGTCTCGGCGGCGGAGGCCGTCGCGGAGCTGGTCAGGGCACGCGACGAGGGCCTGAACGTCTTCGGCGAGACCTGTCCGCAGTATCTGTTCCTGTCCGCCGACAACCTCGCCGAGCCGGACTTCGAGGGCGCCAAGTACGTGTGCAGCACCCCGCTGCGGCCCCGCGAACACCAGGCCAGGCTGTGGCGGGGCCTCAGGACGAACGACCTCCAGGTCGTCTCCACCGACCACTGCCCCTTCTGCTTCACCGGCCAGAAGGAACTGGGCCGCGGCGACTTCTCCAAGATCCCCAACGGCCTTCCCGGCGTCGAGAACCGCATGGACCTGCTCCACCAGGCCGTCGTGGACGGCCACCTCTCGCGCCGCCGCTGGATCGAGATCGCCTGCGCCACCCCGGCCCGCATGTTCGGCCTGTACCCGAAGAAGGGCACCATCGCACCGGGCGCCGACGCGGACATCGTCGTCTACGACCCGCACGCCGAGCAGGTGATGTCCGCCGCGACCCACCACATGAACGTCGACTACTCGGCGTACGAGGGCAAGCGGGTCACCGGACGCGTGGAGACGGTCCTCTCGCGCGGCGAAGTCGTCATCGACCGGCGGGAGTTCACCGGGCGCGCCGGGCACGGCGTCTTCACTCCGCGCGCCACCTGTCAGTACCTGGACTAG